In Anseongella ginsenosidimutans, one genomic interval encodes:
- a CDS encoding response regulator transcription factor: MKILLVEDEPGVASFIKKGLEEQQHEVQLAYDGETALQLLEGTAWDMIILDVILPHLSGLDVCRIIREKLHLATPVLMLTALGSTDNIVKGLETGADDYLVKPFKFKELLARIKALVRRHDGETVPSRQLVFADVELDLHKKTVVRAGRPIVLTSREFLLLEYFMRNPNRVISRTEILENVWEINFDLGSNVIDVYISYLRNKMDRGFTRKLIHTKVGMGYIMQSS, translated from the coding sequence ATGAAGATATTACTCGTTGAAGATGAACCGGGCGTGGCTTCCTTTATTAAGAAGGGGCTGGAAGAGCAGCAGCACGAAGTGCAGCTTGCCTACGATGGAGAAACTGCCTTACAGCTGCTGGAAGGTACTGCATGGGATATGATCATCCTGGATGTGATCCTGCCCCACCTCAGCGGGCTGGATGTATGCAGGATCATCCGGGAAAAGCTGCATCTTGCGACTCCCGTGTTGATGCTTACGGCGCTGGGAAGTACGGATAATATCGTAAAGGGACTGGAAACAGGCGCTGACGACTATTTGGTAAAGCCCTTTAAATTCAAGGAATTACTTGCCCGTATTAAAGCGCTGGTTCGCCGCCATGATGGCGAAACTGTTCCGTCACGGCAACTGGTATTTGCTGATGTGGAATTGGATCTCCATAAAAAGACCGTAGTACGCGCTGGCCGGCCTATTGTGCTTACTTCCCGGGAGTTCCTGTTGCTCGAATATTTTATGCGGAATCCCAACCGCGTGATCAGCCGTACAGAGATCCTGGAAAATGTCTGGGAAATTAATTTTGACCTGGGTTCTAATGTCATCGACGTATATATCAGCTATCTCCGGAATAAAATGGACAGAGGTTTTACACGGAAGCTGATCCATACGAAGGTGGGCATGGGATATATCATGCAGTCAAGCTAA
- a CDS encoding HAMP domain-containing sensor histidine kinase → MGGIKIKYKIAIIYTVLTAAVLCIVSTFIYIVTSIHRKNEFFGRLHSRASIAAEFRFLQSEVDARLFEEISRKHLQALPEEREWVFDADEAGREKLLVLLDSLEIPASFLNSLLENSYAEHESNRTQTVGIRYDHRGKEHLVMVSAFDEAGKGLMTYLFRVLFTGVLVSVAVVYLLGLIYAGSILKPIAQIIQKVNRITASNLHLRLEVHEPPDELADLALTFNRMLDRLETSFDIQHNFISNASHELNNPLTAIVGESEVALSKNRDAEEYRQSLEVISREASRLERITLNLLKLAQTSYNDQGLVVERFRLDELLLEIKKDINENNPGNKVQLDFSNAREEERLYLAGSRSLIKIALTNIAENASKFSANNDVELGLYDKGPEIMVRIWDRGVGIPENELKYIYDPFFRASNVRNIKGFGIGLPLAYKIMSLHGGRIRVESVENEGTVFELYFPLGAAADFR, encoded by the coding sequence ATGGGCGGTATAAAGATCAAGTACAAGATTGCCATTATTTACACGGTGCTGACAGCGGCGGTGCTTTGCATTGTCAGTACGTTCATTTACATAGTTACTTCTATTCACCGGAAAAATGAATTTTTCGGGCGTCTGCATTCAAGGGCTTCCATTGCCGCCGAATTCCGCTTCCTGCAGAGCGAAGTGGATGCGCGGCTTTTTGAAGAGATCAGCAGGAAGCATTTACAGGCGCTGCCGGAAGAACGGGAATGGGTATTTGATGCGGATGAGGCCGGCCGGGAAAAGTTGCTTGTATTGCTGGATTCACTGGAGATCCCTGCATCCTTCCTGAACAGCCTGCTGGAGAATTCTTATGCTGAACACGAATCCAACCGGACGCAAACGGTAGGGATCCGGTACGATCACCGGGGAAAAGAACATCTGGTCATGGTAAGCGCATTTGACGAAGCCGGAAAGGGACTGATGACCTATCTCTTCCGGGTTCTCTTTACCGGCGTGCTGGTAAGCGTCGCGGTTGTGTACCTGCTTGGACTCATTTATGCAGGATCCATCCTCAAACCCATTGCGCAGATCATACAAAAGGTAAACCGGATCACAGCTTCCAACCTGCACCTGCGCCTGGAGGTCCATGAACCCCCCGATGAACTTGCTGATCTTGCGCTAACCTTTAACCGAATGCTGGACCGCCTTGAAACTTCGTTCGACATTCAGCATAACTTTATCAGTAATGCTTCTCATGAGCTGAACAACCCGCTGACCGCTATTGTCGGGGAGTCGGAGGTGGCCCTCAGCAAGAACAGGGATGCGGAGGAGTACCGGCAGTCCCTGGAGGTTATTTCCAGGGAGGCTTCCCGCCTGGAACGTATCACCCTGAACCTGCTTAAACTCGCCCAGACAAGCTATAACGACCAGGGGCTGGTCGTGGAGCGTTTCCGGCTGGATGAACTTCTGCTGGAGATAAAGAAGGACATCAATGAAAACAACCCTGGTAATAAAGTGCAGCTCGATTTCAGTAACGCAAGGGAAGAGGAGCGGCTGTACCTGGCCGGAAGCAGGAGCCTGATCAAAATAGCGCTTACCAATATTGCTGAAAATGCTTCTAAATTTTCGGCCAATAACGACGTGGAACTGGGCCTGTACGATAAGGGGCCGGAGATCATGGTGCGAATCTGGGATCGCGGTGTGGGTATTCCGGAAAATGAGCTGAAGTACATTTATGATCCTTTTTTCCGCGCTTCCAATGTCCGGAACATCAAAGGATTCGGCATCGGCCTTCCATTGGCTTACAAGATCATGTCTTTGCATGGCGGACGGATCCGTGTGGAATCGGTGGAAAATGAGGGAACTGTTTTCGAACTTTATTTCCCGCTGGGCGCTGCTGCAGACTTTCGCTGA
- a CDS encoding SulP family inorganic anion transporter, with protein sequence MKKSGLTFQYLKNDFPAGLVVFLVALPLCLGIALASGAPLFAGIITGIVGGIVVGALNKSELSVSGPAAGLTVIVLTAITTLGSYQAFLFSVVIAGVLQMVFGFAKAGIIGNFFPSSVIRGMLAAIGLIMILGQLPVFLGVDTTGLKDEGLNFFGALTGGETDVLLNNMNMAALAIGVISLLIMIGWEKASFTKRGVLRLVPAPLVAVMFAILGHLLVSRMLPALAMGGSYLVNIPGLGGGELRSAFLLPDFSQWNNPQIYTTAITIAVIASLETLLSVDAVDKMDPMKRESPRNQVLKTQGIGNLICGLIGGLPMTAVIVRSSTNVAAGGKTRMASVIHGAFLVLAVLALSSLLNLIPLSALSAVLLIVGYKLTKPALYKMQFKLGRAQFVPFIVTVGAILVTDLLVGIMTGIAVSVYFVLKNNYKLSHSLKQEDDQEQKVVNIHLSEHVSFLNKPVLLNTLERVPPQSRVIIDGSRSRYIDHDALEIIHDFKRKASERSILLELNKVPHFELSNNAH encoded by the coding sequence ATGAAAAAATCAGGATTAACATTTCAGTACTTGAAGAACGACTTCCCAGCCGGTCTGGTGGTGTTCCTAGTAGCTCTCCCGCTGTGTCTTGGAATAGCGCTGGCGTCAGGGGCGCCGTTGTTTGCCGGGATCATTACCGGGATCGTCGGGGGGATTGTTGTCGGAGCCCTCAATAAATCCGAACTTAGTGTCAGCGGGCCGGCCGCCGGCCTTACGGTTATTGTTTTAACTGCCATTACCACCCTTGGCAGCTACCAGGCATTTTTATTTTCGGTGGTTATCGCCGGCGTGCTGCAAATGGTATTCGGATTTGCTAAAGCCGGTATCATCGGAAACTTCTTTCCTTCTTCGGTCATCCGTGGGATGCTTGCCGCCATCGGGCTGATAATGATACTGGGACAGCTCCCGGTATTCCTTGGCGTAGATACTACTGGGCTGAAGGACGAAGGGCTGAACTTCTTCGGCGCTCTCACAGGCGGTGAGACGGATGTTCTTCTGAATAACATGAATATGGCAGCGCTGGCGATCGGCGTTATTTCGCTGCTGATCATGATCGGCTGGGAGAAGGCCTCCTTTACAAAGAGAGGCGTACTGCGGCTGGTGCCTGCTCCCCTGGTAGCGGTGATGTTTGCTATTCTGGGTCATTTGCTGGTTTCCAGGATGCTGCCCGCCCTGGCGATGGGAGGCTCTTACCTCGTGAATATTCCGGGTTTGGGAGGAGGCGAGCTTCGCTCTGCGTTCCTGCTGCCTGACTTCAGTCAATGGAACAATCCGCAGATATATACTACCGCTATTACCATCGCCGTAATTGCCAGCCTGGAAACACTTCTTAGTGTTGACGCTGTGGATAAAATGGACCCGATGAAACGGGAATCGCCGCGTAACCAGGTACTAAAAACACAAGGTATCGGTAATCTGATCTGCGGGCTGATCGGCGGGCTGCCCATGACCGCGGTGATCGTCCGGAGTTCTACCAATGTGGCGGCGGGGGGCAAAACCCGGATGGCTTCGGTCATTCACGGGGCTTTCCTGGTACTTGCTGTACTGGCGCTGTCTTCCCTGCTTAATTTAATACCTTTGTCGGCGCTTTCTGCGGTTTTGCTGATAGTCGGCTACAAGCTTACCAAGCCGGCGTTGTACAAAATGCAGTTTAAATTGGGTAGGGCCCAGTTCGTGCCCTTTATCGTAACAGTGGGAGCGATTCTGGTGACAGACCTCCTCGTAGGTATTATGACGGGTATTGCCGTGTCAGTTTATTTTGTATTGAAAAATAATTATAAATTGTCGCACTCTTTAAAACAGGAAGATGACCAGGAGCAGAAAGTGGTGAACATTCATTTAAGTGAGCATGTGTCTTTTTTAAATAAGCCGGTACTGCTGAATACCCTTGAGCGGGTGCCGCCTCAAAGCAGAGTCATCATTGACGGTTCACGTTCCCGGTATATTGACCATGACGCGCTGGAGATCATTCATGACTTTAAACGCAAAGCCTCGGAACGCAGCATTCTTCTGGAGCTGAATAAGGTACCCCATTTTGAACTCTCAAATAACGCACATTAA
- a CDS encoding carbonic anhydrase, which yields MKTLAYIFKNNEEWISKQLAGDPDYFKRMAEGQQPDFLWIACSDSRVLPNELAGLGAGEMFVHRNIANLVQYNDINLLSVMQYAVDVLKVKHVVICGHYGCGGVQASLGNTDLGIIDIWIRQIRDLAAKHKQELDAFESETERVNFLVEQNVLQQVKNLTELPVIKKAWEKKQELYVHAWVFDMATGRLIDLKQTEQEQPE from the coding sequence ATGAAAACGTTAGCATATATTTTTAAGAACAACGAGGAATGGATCAGCAAGCAACTGGCCGGTGATCCGGATTATTTCAAGCGAATGGCAGAAGGGCAGCAGCCGGACTTTTTATGGATAGCCTGCTCGGACAGCCGCGTCCTGCCGAATGAATTAGCCGGCCTTGGCGCAGGCGAGATGTTTGTACACCGGAATATCGCGAACCTGGTCCAGTATAATGACATCAACCTGCTCTCGGTGATGCAGTACGCGGTGGATGTGCTGAAGGTCAAACATGTAGTGATATGCGGCCATTACGGTTGCGGGGGAGTGCAGGCATCACTGGGAAATACAGACCTGGGCATTATTGATATCTGGATAAGACAGATCCGGGACCTTGCGGCCAAACATAAACAGGAACTGGATGCATTTGAAAGCGAAACGGAACGCGTGAATTTCCTGGTCGAGCAAAATGTCCTGCAGCAGGTGAAGAATCTTACGGAACTTCCGGTAATTAAGAAGGCCTGGGAAAAGAAGCAGGAACTCTATGTTCACGCCTGGGTTTTCGACATGGCTACCGGCCGGCTTATTGACCTTAAACAGACTGAACAGGAGCAGCCGGAATAG
- a CDS encoding porin → MKHRSFHHYLLIILFGLAVTPCTTKAQGQAEAPADSSRIKLSGYVQALFQKASAPGIESFSGGGFEENVDQRFTVRRGRMKLTYDAGSSSAVVQIDATEQGVIIRDAYIHFTEEKWNTFGLQAGVQNRAFGHEVAYSSSRRESPERSRLFQTLFSGERDAGAKLIIAPPAESQLGFFRLEAGFYNGSGTISDYDNNKDFIGRLHTAFEGRTAPWSLGLGASFYSGGQRQNTRYSYEMTSDDGFTLDSAESNIGQTAKRRYYGADIQAGYDFSFGNSEIRAEYITGKQPGSSTSSRTPRSRPEEDTYHREFEGAYAIFVQELGKSPLEVFIKYDFYDPNKKVNSNGLDESFTEGDIRFQTWGYGLAWKYDEHITFTAYYEDVKNEQTTLSGFTEDISDNVLSLRIQYRF, encoded by the coding sequence ATGAAGCACAGATCATTTCACCATTACTTATTAATTATTCTTTTTGGACTTGCGGTAACACCATGTACAACAAAGGCTCAGGGACAGGCAGAGGCCCCGGCCGATAGCAGCCGGATAAAGCTCAGCGGTTATGTCCAGGCTTTATTTCAGAAGGCAAGCGCCCCAGGGATTGAATCCTTTTCGGGAGGCGGGTTTGAAGAAAACGTGGACCAGCGTTTTACTGTAAGAAGGGGCAGGATGAAACTGACTTACGACGCAGGCAGCAGCAGTGCGGTCGTTCAGATTGATGCCACCGAACAAGGAGTTATCATCCGGGACGCCTATATTCATTTCACCGAAGAGAAATGGAACACTTTCGGGCTTCAGGCCGGCGTGCAAAACAGGGCGTTCGGACACGAAGTCGCCTATTCTTCCAGCAGGCGTGAATCGCCTGAGCGTTCCCGCCTGTTCCAGACATTATTTTCGGGCGAACGCGATGCGGGTGCGAAACTGATCATTGCGCCTCCCGCTGAAAGCCAGCTTGGTTTCTTCAGACTGGAAGCAGGCTTTTACAATGGCAGCGGCACCATTTCAGACTACGACAACAATAAGGATTTCATTGGTCGCCTGCATACCGCTTTTGAGGGAAGAACCGCTCCCTGGAGCCTGGGGCTGGGAGCCTCATTCTACAGCGGGGGGCAACGGCAGAATACCCGCTACAGCTATGAAATGACAAGCGATGATGGTTTCACGCTTGATTCTGCGGAAAGCAATATCGGCCAAACGGCAAAGAGGCGTTATTACGGTGCAGATATCCAGGCGGGATACGATTTCAGTTTCGGCAATTCGGAGATCCGGGCCGAATACATTACAGGAAAGCAGCCTGGCAGCAGCACTTCCAGCCGCACGCCGCGTTCCAGGCCCGAAGAAGACACCTATCACCGCGAATTCGAAGGAGCGTATGCTATTTTTGTCCAGGAACTGGGAAAAAGCCCGCTGGAGGTGTTTATCAAATATGACTTCTACGACCCAAACAAGAAAGTTAATTCAAACGGCCTTGACGAAAGTTTCACGGAAGGAGACATCCGGTTTCAAACCTGGGGATACGGCCTTGCCTGGAAATACGATGAGCATATTACTTTTACGGCCTATTATGAAGACGTGAAAAATGAACAAACTACGCTAAGCGGCTTTACGGAAGACATCAGCGATAACGTACTTAGCCTGCGCATCCAGTACCGGTTCTGA
- the pruA gene encoding L-glutamate gamma-semialdehyde dehydrogenase, with protein sequence MSTGFFKVPAPVNEPVLNYAPGSPERKALKSAIEAARSATADIPMFIGRKEIHTEDKQEIRPPHDHQHVLGHYSKGDESHVQAAIEAALAAKPAWEDLAWEQRAAIFLKAADLLAGPYRARINAATMLGQSKNAYQAEIDAACEMIDFLRFNVSYMSEIYAQQPGSAKGIWNRTEQRALEGFVFALTPFNFTAIAGNLPTAPAMMGNVVVWKPANTQIFAAHVLMEVFREAGLPGGVINLIYTDGPVAGEVIFSHREFAGIHFTGSTAVFQQIWKEIGNHIGNYRSYPRIVGETGGKDFVLVHPSASINMTSTALVRGAFEYQGQKCSAASRAYIPKSLWPELKKRLLEDISSLRMGGVEDFRNFINAVIDEKSFDKITSYINRVKNDPQAEIIAGGDHDKSTGYFISPTIIQTTDPMYVTMCDELFGPVLTVYVYEDEDFRSIPRLIDSTSIYALTGAVIARDRYAIEWLEKELRHSAGNFYINDKPTGAVVGQQPFGGSRGSGTNDKAGSMVNLLRWVSTRSIKETFDPPVNYRYPFMEEE encoded by the coding sequence ATGTCAACAGGATTTTTCAAAGTACCAGCGCCGGTAAATGAGCCGGTATTAAATTATGCTCCCGGAAGTCCGGAGCGAAAAGCCCTCAAATCTGCCATTGAAGCAGCCCGTTCAGCAACGGCTGATATTCCGATGTTCATAGGACGAAAAGAAATACATACCGAAGATAAACAGGAGATCCGTCCCCCGCATGATCATCAGCATGTATTGGGACATTACTCCAAGGGAGATGAAAGTCATGTGCAGGCTGCCATCGAAGCAGCGCTGGCGGCCAAACCTGCCTGGGAAGACCTGGCCTGGGAGCAGCGGGCAGCCATTTTCCTGAAAGCGGCCGACCTGCTTGCCGGCCCTTACCGGGCCAGGATCAATGCAGCCACGATGCTTGGCCAGTCCAAGAATGCCTACCAGGCCGAAATCGATGCCGCCTGCGAAATGATCGACTTTCTGCGCTTCAATGTGTCTTATATGTCCGAAATTTACGCCCAGCAGCCGGGCTCGGCCAAAGGCATCTGGAACCGGACTGAACAAAGGGCGCTGGAAGGCTTTGTATTTGCCCTGACCCCTTTCAATTTTACGGCCATTGCGGGCAACCTTCCAACCGCTCCGGCCATGATGGGCAACGTGGTCGTATGGAAACCGGCTAATACGCAGATATTTGCCGCCCATGTGTTGATGGAAGTATTTCGCGAGGCGGGGCTTCCCGGCGGAGTCATCAATCTCATTTATACGGACGGGCCGGTGGCCGGCGAGGTAATTTTCAGCCACCGGGAGTTTGCGGGCATTCACTTCACGGGTTCCACGGCCGTATTCCAGCAGATATGGAAGGAAATAGGCAACCATATCGGCAATTACAGATCCTATCCCCGTATCGTGGGAGAAACCGGGGGAAAGGATTTCGTCCTGGTGCATCCGTCGGCCAGTATAAACATGACCTCAACCGCCCTGGTAAGAGGTGCGTTTGAATACCAGGGGCAAAAATGTTCGGCCGCCTCCAGGGCCTATATCCCCAAAAGCCTGTGGCCGGAACTAAAAAAACGCCTGCTCGAGGATATTTCCTCCTTAAGAATGGGGGGTGTGGAAGATTTCCGGAATTTCATCAATGCGGTCATTGACGAGAAATCCTTTGACAAGATCACCTCTTACATAAACAGGGTAAAAAACGATCCGCAAGCTGAAATTATCGCAGGCGGCGATCATGATAAATCAACCGGTTATTTTATCAGCCCTACGATCATTCAGACAACCGATCCGATGTACGTAACTATGTGCGACGAACTCTTTGGCCCCGTACTCACGGTTTATGTATATGAAGACGAGGATTTCCGGTCTATTCCCCGCCTGATTGACAGCACGTCCATATATGCACTGACGGGCGCGGTCATCGCCCGCGACCGGTATGCAATAGAATGGCTGGAGAAAGAACTCCGGCATTCGGCAGGGAATTTCTATATAAACGATAAACCCACGGGCGCAGTAGTAGGCCAGCAGCCATTCGGCGGATCGCGTGGTTCGGGCACGAACGATAAAGCCGGCTCTATGGTGAATCTGCTGCGGTGGGTTTCTACCCGTTCCATTAAGGAAACCTTTGATCCGCCGGTCAACTACCGGTACCCGTTCATGGAGGAAGAATAG
- a CDS encoding FKBP-type peptidyl-prolyl cis-trans isomerase, producing MSEKITSGKVVGLTYTLKNDAGDTVDQSQPEQPFQYLHGHQNIVPGLEKQLDGLEVGTEKKIAVSPEEGYGAFDDQLVFRVPAANFPQEVELQPGMQFQSEGPQGAMVVTVTGVENDVVTVDGNHPLAGQVLHFDVKVDSVRDATDIELEHGHVH from the coding sequence ATGTCAGAAAAGATCACCAGCGGGAAAGTAGTAGGACTTACCTACACCCTTAAGAACGATGCAGGAGATACGGTTGACCAGTCGCAGCCTGAGCAGCCATTCCAATACCTTCACGGGCATCAGAACATTGTTCCCGGACTGGAAAAGCAATTGGATGGACTGGAGGTGGGGACGGAAAAGAAGATAGCTGTTTCTCCCGAAGAAGGCTACGGCGCATTTGACGATCAACTGGTATTCCGGGTTCCTGCCGCTAACTTTCCGCAGGAAGTAGAACTTCAACCGGGAATGCAATTCCAATCTGAAGGCCCGCAGGGCGCGATGGTCGTAACGGTGACCGGCGTAGAGAATGATGTGGTAACCGTTGACGGCAACCACCCCCTTGCCGGGCAGGTCCTTCATTTCGACGTTAAAGTAGATAGCGTAAGAGACGCTACCGATATCGAACTGGAACACGGACACGTTCATTAG
- a CDS encoding alkaline phosphatase PhoX, with amino-acid sequence MSTHKNTFRDSRRSFLKNSGIVSIGFLGLHRFALGASRQGTPGVYDRYGPLLPDPAGIMDLPKGFSYKIISRKGEKMADGLLSPGRNDAMATFQGPGDKVIIIRNHEITSDDLENGPFGLQQELLKKIDPEYVYDYGFGKTPSLGGTTTLVYNERSQKLELEYLSLAGTIRNCAGGPTPWGSWLTCEETYESRKEGQNEQDHGYVFEVPASAKIKPAKPVALKAMGRFNHEAVAVDPETGIVYETEDRHDGLIYRFIPTQPGKLSAGGKLQALAVKGEKSFDTRNWEQTTIEEGKPLDTEWIDLENVDSPVDDLHIRGFEQGAARFARGEGMWYGNNEVYFACTNGGKEKQGQVFRYIPRSGKLELFAEPNDKQLLRHCDNLTVSPWGDVVLSEDNESPRILGITPAGEIFHLAHNVGYESELAGVVFSPSGKTLFVNIQHAGLTLAITGDWKH; translated from the coding sequence ATGAGTACCCACAAAAACACGTTTCGCGATAGCAGGAGAAGTTTTCTGAAAAACTCCGGCATTGTTAGCATCGGTTTCCTTGGATTGCACCGCTTTGCCCTGGGCGCTTCCCGGCAGGGGACGCCAGGGGTGTATGACCGTTACGGCCCTCTTTTGCCGGACCCCGCCGGAATAATGGATCTTCCCAAGGGGTTTTCCTATAAGATCATTTCCCGGAAAGGCGAAAAAATGGCTGACGGACTGCTTTCGCCGGGGAGAAATGACGCGATGGCTACCTTTCAGGGTCCCGGGGACAAGGTAATCATTATCCGAAATCATGAGATCACTTCCGATGACCTGGAAAACGGGCCTTTCGGCCTTCAGCAGGAGCTGCTTAAAAAAATTGACCCGGAATACGTTTATGACTACGGCTTTGGAAAAACGCCTTCCCTCGGCGGCACAACAACCCTGGTTTATAATGAACGCAGCCAGAAACTGGAATTAGAATATCTTTCCCTGGCCGGCACGATACGGAATTGTGCAGGCGGACCCACTCCCTGGGGAAGCTGGCTTACCTGTGAAGAAACGTATGAAAGCAGGAAGGAAGGCCAGAATGAACAGGATCATGGTTATGTATTCGAAGTTCCTGCTTCCGCAAAGATAAAACCAGCTAAACCGGTGGCCCTGAAAGCAATGGGCCGCTTCAATCACGAAGCAGTAGCCGTAGACCCTGAAACAGGCATCGTGTACGAAACGGAAGACCGGCATGACGGCCTTATTTACCGTTTCATCCCCACCCAGCCGGGGAAACTCAGCGCCGGAGGGAAGTTACAGGCACTGGCTGTAAAGGGAGAAAAAAGTTTTGACACCCGCAATTGGGAACAAACGACGATCGAAGAAGGTAAGCCCCTCGACACAGAATGGATTGACCTTGAAAACGTGGATTCACCCGTCGACGATCTTCACATCAGGGGATTTGAGCAGGGCGCTGCCCGTTTCGCAAGAGGAGAGGGAATGTGGTACGGGAATAACGAAGTCTATTTCGCCTGCACCAATGGCGGAAAAGAAAAACAAGGCCAGGTGTTTCGTTATATTCCCCGAAGCGGTAAGCTGGAACTTTTTGCCGAACCCAACGATAAGCAATTGCTGCGGCACTGCGATAACCTCACCGTTTCGCCCTGGGGAGACGTGGTACTATCCGAAGACAACGAAAGCCCGCGTATCCTGGGAATCACTCCCGCCGGAGAGATCTTTCACCTTGCACATAATGTAGGCTACGAATCCGAACTGGCAGGGGTAGTGTTTTCGCCATCCGGGAAAACGCTTTTTGTTAACATTCAGCATGCCGGGCTTACGCTCGCTATTACCGGGGATTGGAAACATTAA
- the lpxK gene encoding tetraacyldisaccharide 4'-kinase has product MLKIIRLLLLPFSWLYGLVVVLRNLFYDKGLFKSRGFDLPVIVVGNLEVGGSGKTPVIEYLIRLLKDRCRVAVLSRGYGRKTAGFIRTDSKEKSKVSAASIGDEPFQYLSKFSNITVAVDADRVAAIRRLEADHDAILLDDAFQHRRLIPGFSILVLDYNTLFRTRLLLPAGNYREPFSGRRRAGLLLVSKAPHDLSPAERQRIIKRLAPASGQPVCFSSLEYDELRSLDPANVPTDLSGETRVLLLTGIARPEPLVSQLKKVTPHVTHLKYPDHHSYTVKNIAKIAEVFEGIDSRDKIILTTEKDAARLRGEELKGMLVQLPVFYWPVRIKIHEPDRELFNGKILEYVKLGEARLN; this is encoded by the coding sequence ATGTTAAAAATAATACGACTCTTGCTGCTCCCGTTTTCATGGCTATACGGCCTCGTGGTTGTCCTGCGCAACCTCTTTTATGATAAGGGGCTATTTAAAAGCCGGGGCTTTGACCTGCCGGTGATCGTGGTTGGAAACCTGGAAGTGGGCGGCTCCGGGAAAACACCGGTAATAGAATACCTGATCCGGCTGTTAAAGGATAGGTGCCGCGTTGCGGTACTCAGCAGGGGCTACGGAAGGAAAACCGCCGGCTTTATCCGCACCGATAGCAAGGAAAAGTCAAAAGTGAGCGCTGCCAGCATCGGTGACGAACCCTTCCAGTACCTTTCGAAATTCAGCAATATTACAGTGGCGGTAGACGCAGACAGGGTAGCAGCCATTCGCCGGTTAGAAGCGGACCACGATGCGATCCTGCTGGATGATGCGTTTCAACATCGCCGTTTAATACCGGGCTTTTCAATTCTCGTACTCGACTATAATACCTTATTCCGTACACGCCTGCTTTTGCCCGCGGGAAATTACCGTGAACCTTTTTCGGGAAGAAGACGGGCCGGCCTGCTGCTGGTGAGCAAGGCCCCGCATGACCTGAGTCCCGCGGAGCGGCAGCGGATCATAAAAAGGCTTGCACCCGCTTCGGGCCAGCCGGTATGTTTTTCGTCCCTGGAATACGATGAGCTTCGGTCGCTGGATCCCGCTAACGTACCAACGGATCTGAGTGGTGAAACCCGGGTGCTGTTGCTAACCGGAATTGCCCGCCCGGAGCCTCTGGTGTCGCAGCTGAAGAAGGTCACACCGCATGTGACTCACCTCAAATATCCTGATCATCATTCATATACTGTGAAAAATATTGCTAAAATTGCAGAAGTATTTGAAGGCATCGATTCCCGGGATAAGATCATCCTCACCACGGAAAAGGATGCTGCCCGGTTAAGAGGGGAGGAATTAAAGGGAATGCTTGTGCAGCTGCCCGTATTTTACTGGCCTGTAAGGATAAAAATTCACGAACCGGACAGGGAGCTGTTCAACGGGAAGATCCTGGAATACGTGAAACTTGGGGAAGCCCGGTTGAATTGA